Proteins encoded by one window of Streptomyces sp. NBC_01477:
- a CDS encoding ferredoxin, which produces MRIEADTDMCASSGMCALTAPDLFDQSDVDGTVLLLRPAPADTHIGDAEEAVRRCPSGALRLTD; this is translated from the coding sequence ATGCGAATCGAGGCCGACACCGACATGTGCGCCAGCTCGGGCATGTGCGCCCTGACCGCGCCCGACCTGTTCGACCAGTCGGACGTGGACGGGACGGTGCTGCTGCTGCGGCCCGCACCGGCGGACACTCACATCGGGGACGCCGAGGAGGCCGTACGGCGCTGCCCGTCGGGCGCCCTGAGACTGACGGACTGA
- a CDS encoding low temperature requirement protein A: MSGSEVTSGPGAGKAAHSRIPMTGRDPEEPGRVSSPLELLFDLTFVVAVGTAASQFAEMLAEDHPAQAVVAFVLAMFAISVAWISFSWFASAFATDDWLYRALTMVQMIGVVIFSLGLPAMFHSVQEGHHLELRAMVIGYVVMRIAMVLHWWRAATESPSFHKVGTANIRWTVIVQAGWIAVGFADLPIAAVFAAFAVLGVLELVLPVITQGEAGATPWHPHHVAERYGLFAIITLGEGVVGTVASSGELLGGADGTQWSGNAVAIVVAGVGLTFGMWWVYFATPFGDILARRRGRGYLFGYGHIPLFLGIAGAGAGLHLAGLQLEQHSELADTTVVLSLALPVGLYLVMVYLLHTLLLSAADSFHLLLISLTLAVLLAAVLLSVAGVAIAVCLLVLMLAPFVTVIGYETVGHRHQQGMLDDLRAQRH, from the coding sequence ATGAGCGGCTCCGAAGTCACCAGCGGCCCCGGCGCGGGCAAGGCGGCACACAGCAGGATCCCGATGACCGGGCGCGATCCGGAGGAACCCGGCAGGGTCTCCTCACCTCTGGAGCTGCTGTTCGACCTGACCTTCGTGGTGGCGGTCGGCACCGCCGCCTCGCAGTTCGCCGAGATGCTCGCCGAGGACCATCCCGCGCAGGCGGTCGTGGCCTTCGTGCTGGCGATGTTCGCGATCAGCGTCGCCTGGATCAGCTTCAGCTGGTTCGCCTCCGCGTTCGCCACCGACGACTGGCTCTACCGGGCGCTGACGATGGTGCAGATGATCGGCGTCGTCATCTTCTCGCTCGGCCTGCCGGCGATGTTCCACTCCGTCCAGGAGGGCCACCACCTGGAGTTGCGGGCGATGGTGATCGGCTACGTCGTGATGCGGATCGCGATGGTGCTGCACTGGTGGCGCGCCGCCACCGAATCACCCTCCTTCCACAAGGTCGGCACGGCCAACATCCGCTGGACCGTGATCGTCCAGGCCGGCTGGATCGCCGTGGGCTTCGCCGACCTGCCGATCGCCGCCGTCTTCGCGGCCTTCGCCGTGCTCGGCGTCCTGGAACTCGTCCTGCCGGTCATCACCCAGGGCGAGGCGGGCGCCACACCGTGGCACCCCCACCACGTGGCCGAGCGGTACGGCCTGTTCGCGATCATCACGCTGGGCGAGGGAGTGGTCGGCACCGTCGCCTCGTCCGGTGAACTCCTCGGCGGCGCCGACGGGACGCAGTGGAGCGGGAACGCGGTCGCCATCGTCGTCGCCGGGGTCGGGCTCACCTTCGGCATGTGGTGGGTGTACTTCGCGACCCCCTTCGGCGACATCCTCGCCCGCCGCCGGGGCCGCGGCTACCTCTTCGGCTACGGGCACATCCCGCTGTTCCTCGGCATCGCCGGCGCCGGGGCGGGGCTGCACCTGGCCGGCCTGCAGCTGGAGCAGCACTCGGAACTCGCCGACACCACCGTCGTCCTGTCCCTGGCCCTCCCCGTGGGCCTCTACCTGGTCATGGTCTATCTGCTGCACACCCTGCTGCTGTCCGCGGCGGACTCCTTCCACCTGCTGCTGATCTCCCTCACCCTCGCCGTCCTGCTCGCGGCCGTGCTGCTGTCGGTGGCCGGTGTCGCCATCGCGGTGTGCCTGCTGGTGCTCATGCTCGCCCCGTTCGTCACCGTGATCGGCTACGAGACGGTCGGCCACCGCCACCAGCAGGGCATGCTGGACGACCTCAGGGCCCAGCGGCACTGA
- a CDS encoding ATP-dependent DNA ligase, whose translation MADLPLIAPMLATPGRLPLPGGDGGWAVETKQDGQRAVVHAPGDGTALVRSRSGEDITAVYPELRGLGGALGAVPAVLDGEVVALDASGRPDFERLQARMGLLRSPGRAARLATTTPVHLMIFDVLLLGGRDLTGRPWTERREVLASLGLAGPRWSVPAAVVGRAAEALEATRAAGLEGIVCKRLTSVYEPGVRSRSWIKIRNVRTQDVIVGGWVPGGGHLAGLPGALLVGEHRDGALRYLGSVGTGWSDRERAVLARLLDVAATDTCPFRPAPRVPRARWVLPRLVGEVGYSTRTRAGLLRQPSWYRLRQDLAPGDLD comes from the coding sequence ATGGCTGACCTCCCGCTGATCGCGCCGATGCTCGCCACCCCCGGCCGCCTGCCGCTGCCCGGCGGGGACGGGGGGTGGGCGGTGGAGACCAAGCAGGACGGGCAGCGCGCGGTGGTCCACGCGCCCGGCGACGGTACGGCGCTGGTCCGGTCCAGGAGCGGCGAGGACATCACCGCGGTCTACCCGGAGCTGCGCGGCCTCGGCGGCGCGCTCGGCGCGGTCCCCGCGGTCCTGGACGGGGAGGTCGTCGCGCTCGACGCGTCCGGCCGGCCGGACTTCGAGCGGTTGCAGGCCCGGATGGGCCTGCTGCGCTCCCCGGGCCGCGCGGCCCGACTCGCGACCACGACGCCGGTGCATCTGATGATCTTCGACGTCCTCCTGCTCGGCGGACGGGACCTGACGGGCCGTCCGTGGACCGAGCGGCGCGAGGTGCTGGCCTCGCTCGGCCTGGCCGGTCCGCGCTGGTCGGTGCCCGCGGCCGTCGTCGGCCGGGCGGCGGAGGCGCTGGAGGCGACGCGGGCGGCGGGTCTTGAGGGCATCGTGTGCAAGCGGCTGACGTCCGTCTACGAGCCCGGCGTCCGGTCGCGGTCGTGGATCAAGATCCGCAACGTACGGACGCAGGACGTGATCGTCGGCGGGTGGGTGCCGGGCGGCGGGCACCTGGCCGGGCTGCCCGGTGCGCTGCTGGTCGGCGAACACCGCGACGGAGCCCTGCGCTATCTCGGCAGCGTGGGCACCGGCTGGTCCGACCGCGAGCGGGCCGTGCTCGCCCGCCTGCTGGACGTCGCGGCGACGGACACCTGCCCCTTCCGCCCGGCCCCGCGGGTGCCGCGTGCCCGGTGGGTGCTGCCCCGCCTGGTCGGCGAGGTCGGCTACTCGACCCGGACGCGCGCCGGCCTGCTGCGGCAGCCGTCCTGGTACCGGCTGCGCCAGGACCTCGCTCCCGGCGACCTCGACTGA
- a CDS encoding type I polyketide synthase, whose amino-acid sequence MSEPDQDPGRIAIIGMAGRFPGADDVEAFWNNLEQGREGITAFTEGELLAAGADPLLLGQEGYVKAKGVLAGADRFDEGFFGYSPREAELLDPQHRVFLECAWHALESAGVDPQRFDGRIGVFGGSGLNSYLLFNLMTNQRVLDSAGLYQVMLASDKDFLATRAAYKLDLTGPAVTVQTACSTSLTAVHLACQSLLNGECDIALAGGVSVSSPLLGGYQYEPGGILSPDGTCRAFDADAAGTVAGNGVGIVVLRRLEDARAGGDTVDAVILATAVNNDGSLKAGYTAPGVDGQADVIAEALALADIDPATVGFVETHGTGTPLGDPIEVAALTRAFRAGTQDAGFCAIGSVKSNVGHLDAAAGVTGLIKAALALKHEAIPPTLHCERPNPGLALDTGPFYVNTALRPWPRADEPRRAGVSSFGIGGTNVHVVIEEAPLPAPVPAPGRPARLLVLSAKSAPALAAAARRLADHLELRPGTDLDAVAATLACRRRHFEHRGTVVCHSAGEAVAALRRLAAAPATAAAPETAPVAFLFPGQGAQYPGTARGLYAHEPVFTAEFDRCAQAFAPHLGQDLRTLVLGPDDPEAPESAAEVLRRTRIAQPVLFAVEYALARLWQSWGVQPRAMAGHSIGEYVAACLAGVFSLEDAVRLVAARGRLVQEMPGGAMLSVFLSEEDTAARLGDGLSLAAVNSTALSVVAGSADAVAALEARLTAEGIGCRRLHTSHAFHSPGMDAAVDPFVQEVRAVTLHAPAVPFLSNVTGTWITDEQATSPEYWGAHLRRPVRFRDALDILLADPALLPLEVGPGQNLTSFVRAHRAWTDARTAAGSLRHPGDRTDDTAYLQASLGALWSAGARVDWAAVHGGAPRPPLRLPGYAFQRRRYWVEPAGAERRAAAAAVPAAPASPASPGDWFYAPGWKRLPLPAATAAGPTGDTWVVLGAGTALGDALAERLAAAGDRVVRVTAGGALAGSGDSWTVDPAERDHLAALVPSLDPAPAAAPGAEGDGPRLRFVHLWSAAPGASGAEPLTGDRLDAARRTGFDSLLALAQALSGERPRVPVTIDVLCRGVYDVTGDEPLMPEQSLLLGACTVIPQEIAGAACRALDITGAEAARPLDGVVGAVLTVLARPAGEPELALRGRHWWSRGFDRIALDADGTGPRDGGVYLITGGLGGLGLAMAEHLAGAASRPVLGLLGRSAFPAPAAWDAWLAAHRADDPTSARIRRLRHIEGLGARVVVLRADVTDERQTGQAVAGLRAAAGRLNGVVHAAGSPSQGMMVTKTRAEADAVLAAKTHGLLVLDRVCRDDDLDFLLLCSSVTAVLGGPGQSDYAAANAFLDAFAQWKRRETGLPVTAVGWDTWQETGMAAGLGSRFGGPGGTALGDHPLLQRLVRDTPASRTYATVLSTADSWIVGDHRIQGHGLVPGTAYLELVRAAAAGQAAGRDIEIGDVQYLVPVIVPDGQTREVFTTVEERDGRWHFAVQSRTGAPGAAAWTDHARGTVAFPERRPDTVRDLGELLADCEVRDVLDTTESIKLGLRLDRFEKGGPIEFSFGPRWRCMREIQVGARRLLATLRLDEEYHGDLTDYLLHPALLDAAGGTARVHAPDTYYLPFSYRRLRFTHGLTSTVHAYVQMKEPADSAGETSTCDIEILDPDGRVLVSISDFTIKRINDPSGLREQILRASAEPGRHPDQDGHDEQAGPEVLRTLGEGITERQGQDAFARILAAAGRPGHLVVSHRDFDGVRALARTLTPELLAREMDQLGPPGGTHPRPDLATPYVAPRTPREQALAEVWQEILGLERVGVDDDFFALGGHSLAAVQIGTRIKARLGADLDLRAFFDHPTVAHTADLLDSAPGAGPGAAGPRSTIEVLDRGLGDDAADGLDPLAGLTDEEVEAQLLELLAAEAAESEDQA is encoded by the coding sequence GTGTCAGAGCCAGACCAGGATCCGGGCCGTATCGCCATCATCGGCATGGCAGGACGCTTCCCCGGCGCCGACGACGTGGAGGCCTTCTGGAACAACCTCGAACAGGGCAGGGAGGGCATCACCGCCTTCACCGAGGGGGAACTCCTCGCGGCGGGCGCCGACCCCCTGCTGCTCGGCCAGGAGGGCTACGTCAAGGCCAAGGGCGTGCTGGCCGGCGCCGACCGCTTCGACGAGGGCTTCTTCGGCTACAGCCCCCGCGAGGCCGAACTCCTCGACCCCCAGCACCGGGTCTTCCTCGAATGCGCCTGGCACGCCCTGGAGTCGGCGGGTGTCGACCCGCAGCGCTTCGACGGGCGGATCGGCGTCTTCGGCGGCTCCGGCCTGAATTCCTACCTGCTGTTCAACCTGATGACCAACCAGCGGGTCCTGGACTCGGCCGGCCTCTACCAGGTGATGCTGGCCTCGGACAAGGACTTCCTGGCCACCCGCGCGGCCTACAAGCTCGACCTCACCGGTCCCGCGGTCACCGTGCAGACCGCCTGCTCCACCTCGCTGACCGCGGTGCACCTGGCCTGCCAGAGCCTGCTCAACGGCGAGTGCGACATCGCCCTGGCCGGCGGTGTCTCGGTCTCGTCCCCGCTGCTCGGCGGCTACCAGTACGAGCCCGGCGGCATCCTGTCCCCCGACGGCACGTGCCGGGCCTTCGACGCCGACGCCGCCGGGACGGTCGCGGGCAACGGGGTCGGCATCGTCGTCCTGCGCCGCCTGGAGGACGCCCGGGCCGGCGGCGACACGGTCGACGCGGTGATCCTGGCCACCGCCGTCAACAACGACGGCTCGCTGAAGGCCGGCTACACCGCGCCCGGCGTCGACGGCCAGGCCGATGTCATCGCCGAGGCCCTGGCCCTGGCCGACATCGACCCGGCCACCGTCGGCTTCGTCGAGACCCACGGCACCGGCACCCCGCTCGGCGACCCCATCGAGGTCGCCGCCCTCACCCGGGCCTTCCGGGCCGGCACGCAGGACGCCGGGTTCTGCGCCATCGGCTCGGTCAAGAGCAACGTCGGCCACCTGGACGCCGCCGCCGGGGTCACCGGCCTGATCAAGGCCGCCCTCGCGCTCAAGCACGAGGCGATCCCGCCGACGCTGCACTGCGAGCGGCCCAACCCCGGACTCGCCCTGGACACCGGCCCGTTCTACGTCAACACCGCGCTGCGGCCCTGGCCGCGCGCGGACGAGCCGCGCCGGGCCGGCGTCAGCTCCTTCGGGATCGGCGGCACCAATGTGCACGTCGTCATCGAGGAGGCCCCCCTGCCGGCCCCCGTACCCGCCCCGGGCCGCCCGGCCCGGCTGCTGGTGCTGTCCGCGAAGTCCGCGCCCGCGCTCGCCGCCGCCGCCCGGCGGCTGGCCGACCACCTCGAACTGCGGCCCGGCACCGACCTCGACGCCGTCGCCGCCACCCTGGCCTGCCGCCGACGGCACTTCGAGCACCGCGGGACGGTGGTCTGCCACAGCGCCGGGGAGGCCGTCGCGGCACTGCGCCGGCTGGCCGCGGCGCCCGCGACGGCCGCCGCGCCCGAGACCGCGCCGGTCGCCTTCCTCTTCCCCGGCCAGGGCGCCCAGTACCCCGGTACGGCCCGCGGCCTGTACGCCCACGAGCCGGTCTTCACCGCCGAGTTCGACCGGTGCGCGCAGGCGTTCGCCCCGCACCTGGGGCAGGACCTGCGCACCCTGGTCCTCGGCCCGGACGACCCCGAGGCGCCCGAGAGCGCCGCCGAGGTGCTGCGCCGCACCCGGATCGCCCAGCCGGTGCTCTTCGCGGTGGAGTACGCGCTCGCCCGGCTGTGGCAGTCCTGGGGCGTGCAGCCCAGGGCCATGGCGGGGCACAGCATCGGCGAATACGTCGCCGCCTGCCTGGCCGGGGTCTTCTCGCTGGAGGACGCCGTACGACTGGTGGCCGCCCGCGGCCGGCTCGTCCAGGAGATGCCAGGGGGCGCCATGCTCAGCGTCTTCCTCTCCGAGGAGGACACCGCCGCCCGGCTCGGCGACGGCCTGAGCCTCGCCGCGGTCAACTCCACCGCGCTCAGCGTGGTCGCCGGCAGCGCGGACGCGGTGGCGGCCCTCGAAGCGCGGCTGACGGCCGAGGGCATCGGATGCCGCCGCCTGCACACCTCGCACGCCTTCCACTCCCCCGGCATGGACGCCGCCGTCGACCCGTTCGTCCAGGAGGTGCGCGCGGTCACCCTGCACGCCCCGGCCGTGCCCTTCCTGTCCAATGTGACCGGCACCTGGATCACCGACGAGCAGGCGACCAGCCCCGAATACTGGGGCGCCCACCTGCGGCGGCCGGTGCGCTTCCGCGACGCGCTGGACATCCTGCTCGCCGACCCGGCGCTACTGCCGCTGGAGGTCGGCCCCGGCCAGAACCTCACCAGCTTCGTCCGCGCCCACCGGGCGTGGACGGACGCGCGCACCGCGGCCGGATCGCTGCGGCACCCCGGCGACCGGACCGACGACACGGCATATCTCCAGGCGAGCCTGGGCGCCCTGTGGAGCGCCGGCGCCCGCGTCGACTGGGCGGCCGTCCACGGCGGCGCCCCCCGTCCGCCGCTGCGGCTGCCCGGCTACGCCTTCCAGCGGCGCCGCTACTGGGTCGAGCCGGCGGGCGCGGAGCGACGCGCCGCGGCTGCGGCCGTACCGGCGGCGCCCGCCTCGCCCGCCTCGCCCGGCGACTGGTTCTACGCCCCGGGCTGGAAGCGCCTCCCCCTCCCGGCCGCGACGGCGGCCGGCCCCACCGGGGACACCTGGGTGGTGCTCGGCGCGGGCACCGCCCTGGGCGACGCCCTGGCCGAGCGGCTGGCGGCGGCCGGTGACCGGGTCGTCCGCGTCACCGCGGGCGGCGCCCTGGCCGGGTCGGGCGACTCCTGGACGGTGGACCCGGCCGAACGCGACCACCTGGCCGCGCTCGTCCCGTCCCTGGACCCGGCCCCGGCAGCGGCCCCCGGCGCGGAAGGGGACGGGCCGCGCCTGCGCTTCGTCCACCTGTGGAGCGCGGCCCCCGGCGCGAGCGGCGCGGAACCGCTCACCGGTGACCGGCTGGACGCCGCCCGCCGCACCGGCTTCGACAGCCTGCTCGCCCTCGCCCAGGCCCTCAGCGGCGAACGCCCGCGGGTCCCGGTGACCATCGACGTGCTGTGCCGCGGTGTGTACGACGTCACCGGCGACGAACCGCTGATGCCCGAGCAGTCCCTCCTGCTCGGCGCGTGCACGGTGATCCCGCAGGAGATCGCCGGCGCCGCCTGCCGCGCCCTCGACATCACCGGAGCCGAGGCCGCCCGCCCGCTCGACGGCGTCGTCGGCGCCGTGCTCACCGTGCTCGCCCGTCCCGCGGGCGAGCCGGAACTCGCGCTGCGCGGGCGCCACTGGTGGAGCCGCGGCTTCGACCGGATCGCCCTGGACGCGGACGGCACAGGCCCGCGCGACGGCGGCGTCTACCTCATCACCGGCGGCCTCGGCGGCCTCGGCCTGGCGATGGCGGAACACCTCGCGGGCGCTGCCTCCCGGCCCGTGCTCGGGCTGCTCGGCCGCTCGGCGTTCCCCGCGCCCGCCGCGTGGGACGCGTGGCTCGCCGCCCACCGAGCCGACGACCCCACGAGCGCCCGTATCCGCCGGCTGCGGCACATCGAGGGCCTCGGCGCCCGCGTCGTGGTGTTGCGCGCCGACGTCACCGACGAGCGGCAGACCGGGCAAGCGGTGGCCGGACTGCGCGCCGCCGCGGGCCGGTTGAACGGCGTCGTGCACGCCGCGGGCAGCCCCTCGCAGGGCATGATGGTCACCAAGACCCGGGCGGAGGCCGACGCGGTGCTCGCCGCCAAGACCCACGGACTGCTCGTCCTGGACCGGGTCTGCCGCGACGACGACCTGGACTTCCTGCTGCTGTGCTCCTCGGTGACCGCCGTCCTCGGCGGCCCGGGACAGAGCGACTACGCCGCCGCCAACGCCTTCCTCGACGCCTTCGCCCAGTGGAAGCGGCGGGAGACCGGGCTGCCCGTCACGGCCGTCGGCTGGGACACCTGGCAGGAGACCGGTATGGCCGCCGGGCTCGGCTCCCGGTTCGGCGGCCCGGGCGGGACGGCGCTCGGCGACCACCCGCTCCTCCAGCGCCTGGTCCGCGACACTCCGGCCTCCCGTACGTACGCCACCGTCCTGAGCACCGCCGACAGCTGGATCGTCGGCGACCACCGCATCCAGGGCCACGGCCTCGTCCCGGGCACCGCCTACCTGGAGCTGGTGCGGGCCGCCGCGGCCGGGCAGGCGGCCGGACGGGACATCGAGATCGGCGATGTGCAGTACCTGGTCCCGGTCATCGTGCCCGACGGGCAGACCCGCGAGGTCTTCACCACCGTCGAGGAGCGCGACGGCCGCTGGCACTTCGCCGTGCAGAGCCGCACCGGCGCGCCCGGGGCCGCGGCCTGGACCGACCACGCGCGCGGCACCGTCGCCTTCCCCGAGCGCCGTCCCGACACCGTACGCGACCTCGGCGAACTGCTCGCCGACTGCGAGGTGCGGGACGTCCTGGACACCACGGAGTCGATCAAACTCGGGCTCAGGCTTGACCGGTTCGAGAAGGGCGGCCCGATCGAGTTCTCCTTCGGCCCGCGCTGGAGGTGCATGCGGGAGATCCAGGTCGGCGCCCGGCGGCTGCTGGCCACCCTGCGGCTCGACGAGGAATACCACGGCGACCTCACGGACTACCTGCTGCACCCGGCGCTGCTCGACGCGGCAGGCGGCACCGCCCGGGTGCACGCCCCGGACACCTACTACCTGCCGTTCAGCTACCGCAGGCTGCGCTTCACCCACGGTCTGACCAGCACCGTCCACGCGTACGTCCAGATGAAGGAGCCCGCGGACTCGGCGGGCGAGACCAGCACGTGCGACATCGAGATCCTCGACCCCGACGGCCGGGTGCTGGTGAGCATCAGCGACTTCACCATCAAGCGGATCAACGATCCGAGCGGCCTGCGCGAGCAGATCCTGCGTGCCTCGGCGGAGCCCGGCCGGCACCCGGACCAGGACGGCCACGACGAGCAGGCCGGCCCCGAGGTGCTGCGCACCCTGGGCGAGGGCATCACGGAGCGGCAGGGCCAGGACGCCTTCGCCCGTATCCTCGCCGCCGCCGGCCGCCCCGGCCACCTGGTGGTCTCCCACCGGGACTTCGACGGCGTCCGCGCCCTCGCCCGTACGCTGACGCCCGAGCTGCTGGCGCGGGAGATGGACCAGCTCGGCCCGCCCGGCGGCACCCACCCGCGGCCCGACCTCGCCACGCCGTACGTCGCCCCCCGCACGCCCCGCGAGCAGGCACTCGCCGAGGTGTGGCAGGAGATCCTGGGCCTGGAGCGGGTCGGCGTCGACGACGACTTCTTCGCCCTGGGCGGCCACTCGCTGGCCGCCGTGCAGATCGGCACCCGTATCAAGGCCCGGCTCGGCGCCGATCTGGACCTGCGGGCGTTCTTCGACCACCCCACGGTCGCCCACACCGCGGACCTGCTCGACTCCGCGCCCGGCGCCGGCCCCGGCGCGGCCGGTCCGCGCAGCACCATCGAGGTCCTGGACCGCGGCCTCGGCGACGACGCGGCGGACGGCCTCGACCCGCTGGCCGGGCTCACCGACGAGGAAGTGGAAGCGCAGCTGCTCGAACTGCTGGCCGCGGAGGCCGCGGAGAGCGAGGACCAGGCATGA
- a CDS encoding thioesterase II family protein: MHNPWFGRGEPEQGAAVRLFCLPYAGGSAAAYRGWPALAPGGLQVCPLELPGRGGRIGEPPLSRMRPLADALAGALAPHLDRPYAVFGHSMGGLLAFELARTLRRRELPPPAHLFVSGAAAPGTPRNRPPIHGAPDADVLDELRLLGGTPREMLDDEELMALMLPTLRADFSLLETYEYRPEPPLGVPLTVFGGTDDPLVPVRVLDGWRGQSAAGARLRVLPGGHFFVHPAAAEVMAVIAGTLGGYLSRGLPPQQVGEGGR; this comes from the coding sequence GTGCACAACCCGTGGTTCGGCCGCGGCGAGCCCGAACAGGGCGCCGCGGTGCGGCTGTTCTGCCTGCCCTACGCCGGCGGGAGCGCCGCCGCCTACCGCGGCTGGCCCGCCCTGGCGCCCGGCGGCCTCCAGGTCTGCCCGCTGGAACTGCCCGGCCGCGGCGGCCGGATCGGCGAACCGCCGCTGAGCCGGATGCGGCCGCTCGCCGACGCGCTGGCGGGCGCGCTGGCGCCCCATCTCGACCGGCCCTACGCGGTCTTCGGGCACAGTATGGGCGGTCTGCTCGCCTTCGAGCTGGCCAGGACCCTGCGCCGCCGCGAACTCCCGCCGCCCGCGCACCTGTTCGTGTCCGGGGCAGCCGCCCCCGGCACGCCCCGCAACCGTCCCCCGATCCACGGGGCACCCGACGCCGACGTCCTGGACGAACTGCGCCTTCTCGGCGGAACCCCTCGCGAGATGCTCGACGACGAGGAGCTGATGGCGCTGATGCTGCCCACTCTCAGGGCCGACTTCTCGCTGCTGGAGACGTACGAATACCGCCCGGAGCCGCCCCTGGGGGTGCCGCTGACCGTCTTCGGCGGTACCGACGACCCGCTGGTGCCGGTGCGGGTCCTGGACGGCTGGCGCGGGCAGTCCGCCGCCGGCGCCCGGCTGCGTGTCCTGCCCGGCGGCCATTTCTTCGTCCACCCCGCCGCCGCCGAGGTCATGGCCGTCATCGCCGGCACGCTCGGCGGCTACCTCTCCCGGGGCCTCCCGCCGCAGCAGGTCGGCGAAGGCGGCAGGTGA
- a CDS encoding MFS transporter codes for MPVAPMHHDKSPATPDARRSTSGRRGLSRPAAFAAIAAIFVLFMAASSAPSPLYVVYQHEWSFSASTLTTVFAVYVVGMIGALLVLGALSDHIGRRPVLVSAIALEAVAMVLFIVAGDVPLLLTARFVQGVATGAAMTTLGATLVDLNPPHAPHRAGVITGAAPTFGLGLGALGCGFLVQYGPHPTRLVYVLLLAGLVLAGLLVAVLPETSQQRPGAARSLQPRLGVAPRLRADLIALVPILVASWALGGLYLALGPSVAVGLFGLSSHVVGGLVVTLLCGPASITAFALRGWPTERTLALGAGLLVAGTAVGLAGVEAHSVTAAALGTAIAGVGFGGAGLASFGTLARIAEPAERGELFAVAFVISYLAFSIPAVVAGFATTDVGLHRTAVVYSAAVIAFGALALVAQRVRTGRAAVAGPADRTAA; via the coding sequence ATGCCCGTCGCGCCGATGCACCACGACAAGAGCCCCGCCACCCCGGACGCCCGGCGGAGCACGTCCGGGCGACGCGGGCTGAGCCGGCCCGCCGCGTTCGCCGCCATCGCGGCGATCTTCGTCCTGTTCATGGCCGCGTCCAGCGCGCCGTCCCCCCTCTACGTCGTCTACCAGCACGAGTGGAGCTTCTCCGCGTCCACGCTGACGACCGTCTTCGCCGTCTACGTCGTCGGCATGATCGGCGCGCTCCTGGTGCTCGGGGCGCTGTCCGACCACATAGGCCGCCGCCCCGTCCTGGTCTCGGCGATCGCGCTCGAAGCGGTGGCGATGGTGCTGTTCATCGTCGCCGGCGACGTCCCGCTGCTGCTGACGGCCCGCTTCGTGCAGGGCGTCGCCACGGGAGCGGCGATGACGACACTCGGCGCGACGCTGGTCGACCTCAACCCGCCGCACGCACCGCACCGCGCGGGAGTCATCACCGGCGCCGCGCCGACGTTCGGCCTCGGCCTCGGCGCGCTCGGCTGCGGCTTCCTCGTCCAGTACGGGCCGCACCCGACCCGGCTGGTGTACGTACTGCTGCTCGCGGGCCTGGTGCTGGCCGGCCTGCTCGTCGCCGTACTGCCGGAGACCTCCCAGCAGCGGCCGGGCGCCGCGCGCTCGCTCCAGCCCCGGCTCGGCGTCGCCCCCCGGCTGCGGGCCGACCTGATCGCGCTGGTGCCGATCCTGGTGGCCAGCTGGGCGCTCGGCGGCCTCTACCTCGCGCTCGGCCCGTCCGTGGCCGTGGGCCTGTTCGGCCTGTCCAGCCACGTCGTCGGCGGTCTTGTCGTCACCCTGCTGTGCGGGCCTGCCTCGATCACGGCGTTCGCGCTGCGCGGCTGGCCGACCGAGCGCACGCTCGCGCTGGGCGCAGGGCTGCTGGTGGCCGGTACGGCGGTCGGCCTGGCCGGGGTCGAGGCGCACTCGGTCACGGCGGCGGCCCTCGGTACGGCCATCGCCGGTGTCGGCTTCGGCGGAGCGGGCCTGGCCAGCTTCGGCACCCTGGCCCGGATAGCGGAACCGGCCGAGCGGGGCGAGCTGTTCGCGGTCGCCTTCGTGATCTCCTACCTCGCCTTCAGCATCCCGGCCGTCGTCGCCGGGTTCGCCACCACCGACGTGGGCCTGCACAGGACCGCGGTCGTCTACAGCGCCGCCGTTATCGCCTTCGGCGCGCTCGCGCTGGTCGCGCAGCGCGTGCGCACCGGGCGCGCCGCCGTGGCCGGTCCGGCCGACCGCACGGCGGCCTGA
- the fabG gene encoding 3-oxoacyl-ACP reductase FabG gives MSGTARPVALVAGGSRGIGRAVALRLAQDGYDVAVCYASDDSAAREVEKEISALGRRAFVRRADVADPGAVDDLVDAVEDALGPVQAAVTSAAVLRDQPLALMEDEDWTGVLRTNLDGVFHVCRAVVGDMIRRRRGAIVTLSSIAGLHGNAGQTNYAASKAGIIGFTKSLAREVGRYGIRANTVAPGFIATDPVLALPQDVRDRFEQRAALGRFGRPEEVADLVSFLLSDRAGYITGATFQIDGGMAA, from the coding sequence ATGAGCGGCACCGCCCGTCCCGTCGCCCTGGTGGCGGGCGGCTCCCGGGGTATCGGCCGGGCCGTCGCGCTGCGCCTGGCGCAGGACGGCTACGACGTCGCCGTCTGCTACGCCTCCGACGACTCCGCCGCCCGCGAGGTGGAGAAGGAGATCAGCGCGCTGGGCCGCCGCGCGTTCGTCCGCCGCGCCGACGTCGCCGACCCGGGCGCCGTGGACGACCTGGTCGACGCCGTCGAGGACGCCCTCGGCCCGGTACAGGCCGCCGTCACCTCCGCGGCGGTGCTGCGCGACCAGCCGCTGGCGCTGATGGAGGACGAGGACTGGACGGGTGTGCTGCGCACCAATCTCGACGGTGTCTTCCACGTCTGCCGCGCCGTCGTCGGCGACATGATCAGACGCCGCCGCGGCGCGATCGTCACCCTGTCCTCCATCGCGGGCCTGCACGGGAACGCGGGGCAGACCAACTACGCCGCGTCCAAGGCCGGGATCATCGGCTTCACCAAGTCCCTCGCCCGCGAGGTCGGCCGCTACGGCATCCGCGCCAATACCGTGGCGCCCGGCTTCATCGCCACCGACCCCGTACTGGCCCTGCCGCAGGACGTACGCGACCGGTTCGAGCAGCGCGCCGCGCTCGGCCGTTTCGGGCGCCCCGAGGAGGTCGCCGACCTCGTGTCCTTCCTGCTGTCCGACCGGGCCGGCTACATCACGGGGGCCACCTTCCAGATCGACGGCGGCATGGCCGCCTGA